The following are encoded together in the Vigna unguiculata cultivar IT97K-499-35 chromosome 2, ASM411807v1, whole genome shotgun sequence genome:
- the LOC114174392 gene encoding uncharacterized protein LOC114174392, protein MAYKNVEGSFRKQYKIVYDYAQELLRSNPRSTVKVNVDDNEGQKTFKRLYVCLKASKDNFVNCRPIIGLDGCFLKGKYVGELLSAMARDGNDQMVPLAYCVVEVENKETWSWFLELLVDDLGGVEVCKGITFMSDQEKGLLPTLQELIPNVEHRFYFGLGPGSQGKQYVTLINNMSEAFNSTIINARSKPIITMMEDIRIYLTKRWAKNGVNIKKVEGSLCPKIKNKLDNELEKTKYWIPCWAGEKLFHVNHMSMTGDKFVVNLDKLECTCRKWTITGIPCCHSLTDVRFLNINVEQHIPHWFLTSTYEETYIPLIYPVNGPNVWEMNSNIDVLPPPKRILPRRLKKKRRLESWELRKDSTQLRQGGPRKRCGICRL, encoded by the exons ATGGCATACAAGAATGTGGAAGGGTCATTTAggaaacaatataaaattgtttatgacTATGCCCAAGAACTTTTAAGGTCAAATCCTAGATCTACTGTGAAGGTCAACGTAGATGATAATGAAGGACAGAAAACTTTCAAAAGACTGTATGTGTGTTTAAAGGCTTCTAAGGACAACTTTGTTAATTGTAGGCCTATCATTGGGTTGGACGGATGTTTCCTAAAAGGCAAATATGTTGGGGAATTATTATCAGCTATGGCAAGAGATGGTAATGATCAAATGGTTCCTTTGGCGTATTGTGTTGTTGAAGTCGAGAATAAAGAAACGTGGAGTTGGTTTTTAGAGCTCTTGGTGGATGACCTTGGTGGGGTTGAAGTGTGCAAGGGAATAACCTTCATGTCTGATCAAGAAAAA gGACTACTACCAACACTACAAGAATTAATACCTAATGTTGAACACAGGTTCT ATTTTGGTCTAGGTCCAGGTTCACAAGGCAAGCAATATGTGACACTTATCAACAATATGAGCGAGGCATTTAACAGTACAATCATTAATGCAAGAAGTAAGCCAATCATCACCATGATGGAAGATATTCGAATTTATCTTACGAAGAGATGGGCCAAAAATGGAGTTAACATTAAAAAGGTTGAAGGTTCCCTCTGTcccaaaatcaaaaacaaattgGATAACGAATTAGAGAAGACAAAATATTGGATACCTTG TTGGGCTGGAGAAAAATTGTTTCATGTTAACCACATGTCCATGACTGGTGACAAGTTCGTGGTGAACCTAGACAAATTGGAGTGTACATGTAGAAAATGGACAATCACGGGAATTCCCTGCTGCCACTCACTCACTGATGTGAGGTTCCTCAATATTAATGTAGAACAACATATACCTCACTGGTTTTTGACATCAACATATGAAGAAACATATATTCCATTGATATATCCAGTCAATGGACCTAATGTTTGGGAGATGAATTCAAATATTGATGTTTTGCCACCACCAAAGAGGATCTTGCCAAGGAGacttaaaaaaaagagaagactTGAGAGTTGGGAGTTGCGCAAAGATTCTACACAACTGAGGCAGGGTGGGCCTAGAAAAAGGTGCGGGATATGTAGACTATAG